In the genome of Methanococcoides burtonii DSM 6242, the window ACAACAAGGCTCATCAATAATGCTGTTCTTACTTTCATGTTTCTCACTTAAGTTCCCTCTATCTCGGTGAAATCGTCCTCTTTCAGCTCTTTAGGTAATCTGAAAGTGAATGTACTGCCCTTGCCTGTCTCGCTCTCAAGGTATATTTTCCCACCCTGTCCATCGATGATGCCCTTAATTATTGCAAGCCCAAGCCCTGTTCCTCCTGCTTTCCTTGTAGCAGTGCTGTCCACCTGATAGAACTTATCGAATATCTTATCACGCTTTTCTTCGAGAATGCCGATGCCATTATCCTTTATACTGGTCTGTAAATAATCTTCATGATCTTCTACGATGACCGTCACTTCTCCCTCTTCCGGTGTGAACTTGATAGCATTTGTCAGCAGGTTCACAAAAATCCTTATGAGTTTGTCCTTATCCGTACTAATGGCCGGCACGTCATCCGGACAGTTCACCATGATCTTTATGCTCTTATCCTTTGCATGTTTTGTCACATTATGAAGGGATATCTCAATTATCTCTTTGATGTTCACATCTTCAGGTGTGAATTTCATCTTTCCTGATTCTATGCGGGAAATATCCAGCAGGTCATCGACCATTCTCGCCTGTCTGTCAATATTTCTGATAATAAGGTCCAGCATCTCTTCCTTGATCTCCCTGCTGCATTCGCTTTCCCTCAAGAACTCACTTGATGTCTTCATAGCTGTCAGCGGTGTCTTTAGTTCATGGGAGACCATTGAAACAAAATCGTTTTTCAGGCGGTCAAGTTCCTTTAATTTCTTGTTCGCGTTCTGGAGATAATCGTTCGATCTTTCCAGCTCCGAGGTCTTGCTTTTGACCTCATCCTCAAGGGTCTTGTTCCATGAGAGCAGGATCAGGGCGATGAATGCACTGATAAAGAGAATGAATGCAATGGAGATCATCGCAAAAAGGCCCTGTTTGACATAGACTGACTGGATAAGTGATCCAACATACCACAACGGGGTAACAACACCTACGGACCATTGCTGGTTATACCAGTTCACAGGCACATAGGAGATTATCTTCTCTTCGAGGAAACCATTGGTGTTCCTCTCAGAGAACTGTCCGCTACCCGAAAGTCCTTCTGTCTGCATGCCGATGATATCAAGACGCCTGTGATCAGGTTCGTTTATAATATTGAAATAATTCTGTCCTACGAGGTGATCATCGGAACTGTCGTAAAGCAGTTTTGCATTATCATCGATCAGATAAATATATCCCGATTCATATTCCGTTTTTATGGTCTGTTTCGTTATCTCATCGATCTCGATTACAGCAACTATGGCCCCTTCAAAACTGCCATTCTCAAGATAAAAAGGTATCCACACAAAAATTGCAAGTTTCCCTTCTAAAGTAGTGAGTGGATTAGTGATATGGGTCTCACCTGTCTCTTTTATTTGCTCAAAAACAGCAGCCTTATCCTTTTCATAAAGGTCGTATCCGAAAGGCACATTCTCTTCAGGATATCCCGAGACGATTATGCCGGTGCTGTTTATGTATTCGATAGCATGGAAGCCTTCCGACTCATTATATACTATCGAAAAAATGGTATTGAAATTATCATCGGGGATACTGTTATGGTTCCTTGAGATTATCTCAAGCATTGTAATCTTTTCGTTCAGGAATGTGGTGATACCGGTCGATATTTGCTGTGCCTGGCTGGTCTGTTCCCGTGTGAACATCTCAACAAAAAGATCTTCGACCTCTGTATTTGCCCTGATTCCCAGAAAAAGGATCGAAGAAATGAAAAGCATCGTTACCATTACAACGATAATGACGTTCCATCTGCTTTTTGTGGCAAACATA includes:
- a CDS encoding sensor histidine kinase, producing MFATKSRWNVIIVVMVTMLFISSILFLGIRANTEVEDLFVEMFTREQTSQAQQISTGITTFLNEKITMLEIISRNHNSIPDDNFNTIFSIVYNESEGFHAIEYINSTGIIVSGYPEENVPFGYDLYEKDKAAVFEQIKETGETHITNPLTTLEGKLAIFVWIPFYLENGSFEGAIVAVIEIDEITKQTIKTEYESGYIYLIDDNAKLLYDSSDDHLVGQNYFNIINEPDHRRLDIIGMQTEGLSGSGQFSERNTNGFLEEKIISYVPVNWYNQQWSVGVVTPLWYVGSLIQSVYVKQGLFAMISIAFILFISAFIALILLSWNKTLEDEVKSKTSELERSNDYLQNANKKLKELDRLKNDFVSMVSHELKTPLTAMKTSSEFLRESECSREIKEEMLDLIIRNIDRQARMVDDLLDISRIESGKMKFTPEDVNIKEIIEISLHNVTKHAKDKSIKIMVNCPDDVPAISTDKDKLIRIFVNLLTNAIKFTPEEGEVTVIVEDHEDYLQTSIKDNGIGILEEKRDKIFDKFYQVDSTATRKAGGTGLGLAIIKGIIDGQGGKIYLESETGKGSTFTFRLPKELKEDDFTEIEGT